One Notolabrus celidotus isolate fNotCel1 chromosome 16, fNotCel1.pri, whole genome shotgun sequence DNA window includes the following coding sequences:
- the slc44a4 gene encoding choline transporter-like protein 4, protein MGKKKDSEPDSEYGEPVEFDPSFNGPIRKRGCTDIICCILFMAVLLGYMGVGALAWLYGDPRHVLYPKNSTGWFCGIKGNKDRPNLFYLNILKCATSVNVMATALNGFQCPTTQVCVEKCPSTFGAVGLLDYAKKPVEVFNESLCVPSLDLANTKLTVQEIVEKELCPYFFMPMTSVLGRCLPDFNRLGEIPAAFSNVPGLPPSINETINIIGNGTGEIVNGFNAREIGLRIFEDFALSWPWILLGLVIAMAVSMLFLLLLRFTAPVMVWVLIIGLLGAGAYGIWHCYWEYDNYKQASATISDVGFTTNFNVYLQVQETWLAFLIILSVAEAILILTLIFLRTRILIAIALIQESSKAVGHMMSSLLYPLVTFVLLLVCVAYWGATALYLATSGDPIYRVVSLNATTSDCMSLNGTENCDPQNFTSSSYPLCPSASCIFIKYNNEGLFQRNLFNLQIFNAIAFLWCVNFVIALGQCTLAGAFASYYWAFNKPGDIPMCPLSASFLRALRFHVGSLAFGALILTLVQIVRIILEYIDHKTRSSQNAVARFILCCLKCCFWCLEKFIKFLNRNAYIMVAIYGKNFCVSAKNAFKLLMRNIIRVVVLDKVTDLLLFFGKLLVVGGVGVLSFFFFSGRILLPGDTFRSETLNYYWMPIITVVFGSYLIAHGFFSVYNMCVDTLFLCFLEDLERNDGSLQKPYYMSRNLMNILSKSNKTPKKGKKKE, encoded by the exons aggGTGCACTGATATAATCTGCTGTATCCTCTTCATGGCTGTCCTTCTCGGCTACATGGGAGTCGGAGCTTTAG CCTGGCTCTATGGAGATCCCAGACATGTTCTGTATCCCAAAAACTCCACTGGATGGTTCTGTGGCATCAAAGGAAACAA AGATCGACCAAACTTGTTCTACTTGAACATTCTCAAATGTGCCACATCTGTTAATGTCATGGCAACCGCTCTCAATGGTTTCCAGTGTCCGACAACACAG GTTTGTGTGGAGAAATGTCCCAGTACGTTTGGGGCTGTGGGATTATTGGATTATGCAAAGAAACCAGTGGAGGTTTTTAATGAAAGCCTCTGCGTGCCCTCTTTAGACCTGGCTAACACTAAGCTG aCTGTTCAAGAAATTGTGGAAAAGGAGCTGTGTCCTTATTTCTTCATGCCCATGACCTCTG TGCTTGGAAGATGTCTGCCTGATTTCAACAGACTGGGGGAGATTCCTGCTGCGTTTTCAAACGTTCCAGGCTTACCCCCTTCAATAAACGAAACAATCAACATCATCGGCAATGGCACCGG GGAGATTGTAAATGGATTCAATGCCAGAGAGATCGGCCTCAGAATCTTCGAGGACTTTGCGTTGTCATGGCCTTGGATCCTCCT TGGTCTGGTTATAGCCATGGCAGTCAGTATGCTGTTCCTGTTGCTGCTGAGATTCACTGCTCCAGTCATGGTGTGGGTGCTCATCATAGGACTCCTGGGTGCAGGAGCATACG GGATTTGGCACTGCTACTGGGAGTATGACAACTACAAGCAAGCCTCTGCTACTATCAGTGATGTCGGTTTTACAACAAACTTCAACGTTTACCTGCAAGTCCAAGAAACCTGGCTGGCCTTCT TGATCATCTTATCTGTGGCTGAGGCAATCCTCATCCTGACCCTCATCTTCCTGCGGACCAGAATCCTTATCGCCATCGCCCTCATCCAGGAGTCCAGCAA GGCAGTCGGTCACATGATGTCCTCTCTGCTCTACCCTCTTGTCACCTTCGTTCTCCTGCTGGTGTGTGTTGCTTACTGGGGTGCCACTGCTTT ATATTTGGCCACTTCAGGAGACCCCATCTACAGAGTGGTGTCACTCAATGCCACCACGAGTGACTGTATGAGCCTCAATGGTACAGAGAACTGTGACCCTCAG AACTTCACCTCGTCCTCGTACCCACTCTGCCCCTCAGCCAGCTGCATCTTCATCAAATACAACAATGAGGGTCTCTTCCAGAGGAACCTCTTCAACCTGCAGATCTTCAACGCCATTGCTTTCCTGTGGTGTGTTAATTTTGTCATCGCCTTGGGACAGTGCACACTAGCAGGGGCCTTTGCCTCCTATTACTGGGCCTTCAACAAACCAGGAGACATCCCCATGTGCCCCCTGTCTGCCAGCTTTCTACGTGCTCTCAG GTTCCATGTGGGCTCTTTGGCATTTGGTGCTCTAATCCTGACCCTGGTGCAGATTGTGAGAATCATTCTGGAGTACATTGACCACAAAACAAGAT CGTCTCAGAACGCGGTCGCTCGTTTCATCCTGTGCTGCCTGAAGTGCTGCTTCTGGTGTCTGGAGAAGTTCATCAAGTTTCTGAACCGGAACGCTTACATCATG GTTGCTATTTATGGGAAAAACTTCTGCGTCTCAGCCAAAAATGCATTCAAGCTGCTCATGAGGAATATAATAAG GGTGGTGGTGCTGGATAAAGTGACAGACCTGCTGTTGTTCTTTGGGAAGCTGCTGGTGGTCGGAGGAGTAG GTGTtttgtccttcttcttcttctctgggaGAATATTACTGCCAGGCGACACCTTCCGCTCAGAGACCCTAAACTACTACTGGATGCCGATCATT ACGGTGGTGTTTGGTAGCTACCTCATAGCTCACGGATTCTTCAGTGTGTACAACATGTGTGTAGATAcgctcttcctctgtttct TGGAGGACTTGGAACGAAATGATGGGTCTTTACAAAAGCCTTACTATATGTCCAGAAACCTCATGAATATCCTcagcaaatcaaacaaaacaccaaagaaaggtaaaaagaaggaatga